A window of Psychroflexus sp. ALD_RP9 contains these coding sequences:
- the upp gene encoding uracil phosphoribosyltransferase, with the protein MQIKILDQTPSILHQFVNEIREENYQKNAHLFRNNLKRIGEIMAYEISRSLAFEPKTIKTVLGDKKSINLVSQPVIISILRAGLALHQGFLSYFDHAENGFISANRINNNGKIIIDLAYKSLPNINNKTLIIADPMLATGHSMVKSLQQLLSNHSPTHIHIATVVAAPEGISYLKQNFSNLPVTLWVASKDDHLNEKAYIIPGLGDAGDLAYGPKQ; encoded by the coding sequence ATGCAAATTAAAATATTAGATCAAACACCTTCTATTTTACATCAATTTGTAAACGAAATTCGTGAAGAAAATTATCAAAAAAACGCTCATCTTTTTAGGAATAATTTAAAAAGAATTGGTGAAATAATGGCTTATGAAATAAGTAGGTCTTTAGCTTTTGAGCCTAAAACAATTAAAACAGTTCTTGGTGATAAAAAGTCAATTAATTTAGTATCTCAACCTGTAATTATATCAATTTTAAGAGCAGGTTTAGCACTTCATCAAGGTTTTTTAAGTTATTTTGACCATGCAGAAAACGGATTTATTTCAGCAAATAGAATTAATAATAATGGTAAAATAATAATAGATTTGGCTTATAAATCTTTACCTAATATTAATAATAAGACTTTAATAATTGCAGACCCAATGTTAGCAACTGGTCATTCGATGGTAAAAAGTCTACAACAATTATTAAGTAACCACTCACCTACTCACATTCACATTGCAACAGTTGTCGCTGCACCTGAGGGAATTAGTTATTTAAAACAAAATTTCAGTAACTTGCCAGTGACACTTTGGGTTGCATCTAAAGATGATCATTTAAATGAAAAAGCTTATATAATCCCAGGTCTTGGAGATGCTGGAGATTTAGCTTATGGTCCAAAACAATAA
- a CDS encoding ArsC family transcriptional regulator, which produces MSNNNKNMGVISTNNNEITLYIHTDNRLAKQSIAVAEASKAITKVVNLEEVQLTETQWADLADLLKVKVDDLINFDHEIITSKLGKNIDVEPNQLLKLLSHNQAVIKHGIAIRGNKAIFITQINDLMQLQESDSGDVKIP; this is translated from the coding sequence ATGTCTAATAATAACAAAAATATGGGAGTTATATCTACTAATAACAACGAAATTACATTATACATTCATACCGATAATCGTTTAGCAAAGCAAAGTATTGCCGTTGCCGAAGCTTCAAAAGCAATTACAAAAGTAGTTAATTTAGAAGAAGTTCAACTCACAGAAACTCAATGGGCTGATTTAGCTGATTTATTGAAGGTTAAGGTGGATGATTTAATTAATTTCGATCATGAAATAATAACTTCTAAATTGGGGAAAAATATTGATGTAGAACCAAACCAACTTTTAAAGTTACTAAGCCATAACCAAGCTGTAATTAAACATGGTATTGCTATTCGTGGAAATAAAGCAATATTTATTACACAAATTAACGATTTAATGCAGCTTCAGGAAAGTGATTCTGGAGATGTTAAAATTCCATAA
- a CDS encoding NAD(P)/FAD-dependent oxidoreductase, which translates to MNKPKIAIIGAGVSGLVAGINLKNAGYNFDIFDASDRVGGRVKTDYREGFKFDHGFQVLLTAYPAAQKYLDFELLDLKYFKPGAKIFKNGKSQSIGDPLRDLSLLIPTITAKIGSISDKFKILKLRSYLQNQSFDSIFRKNEVTTLEYLKEFGFSSQIIQDFFKPFFSGIFLETELKTSSRKFEFVYKMFTEGYAAVPSKGIQAISNQLAAKLDKSNFNFNTTIKNVNNQTISFKDGKTSTYDYVIIATEASQLISNLNNQEIEWKSVENLYYKTTSNLNPSIINLIADNQALINNFHLEHQNNQPIISVSVVKEHDLTKEQLIEHVKQELRDLCHIEVFECIKYFSIKKALPIMASVNYMLPKSETQLKDHIFLAGDHLANGSLNAAMLNGESAAQAVIEKIENGIINIEG; encoded by the coding sequence ATGAATAAACCTAAAATTGCTATTATTGGTGCTGGTGTTAGTGGCCTTGTTGCAGGAATTAATTTAAAAAATGCTGGTTACAATTTTGATATTTTTGATGCCTCAGATCGAGTTGGTGGTCGCGTAAAAACCGATTATAGAGAAGGTTTTAAATTTGATCACGGTTTTCAAGTACTTTTAACGGCTTATCCAGCCGCTCAAAAATATTTAGATTTTGAATTACTTGATTTAAAATACTTCAAACCAGGCGCTAAAATATTTAAAAATGGAAAGTCACAATCAATCGGTGACCCATTAAGAGATTTAAGTTTGTTAATACCAACTATTACTGCAAAAATTGGGAGTATCAGTGATAAATTTAAAATACTAAAACTAAGATCTTATTTACAAAACCAGTCTTTTGATTCTATTTTTAGAAAAAATGAAGTCACGACCTTAGAATATTTAAAAGAGTTTGGTTTTTCAAGTCAAATAATTCAAGATTTTTTTAAACCCTTTTTTTCTGGGATTTTTCTAGAAACAGAACTTAAAACATCATCACGTAAATTTGAATTTGTTTATAAAATGTTCACAGAAGGTTATGCCGCTGTACCCAGTAAAGGAATTCAAGCCATTTCTAATCAATTGGCAGCAAAACTTGATAAGTCGAATTTTAATTTTAATACCACAATTAAAAATGTCAATAACCAAACCATTAGTTTTAAAGATGGGAAAACTTCAACTTATGATTATGTGATAATAGCTACTGAAGCATCTCAACTGATCTCAAACTTAAACAATCAAGAAATCGAGTGGAAGTCTGTCGAAAACCTATACTATAAAACCACTTCAAATTTAAATCCAAGTATAATCAACCTAATTGCTGATAATCAAGCCCTCATCAATAATTTTCATTTAGAACATCAAAACAATCAACCCATTATTTCTGTGAGTGTTGTTAAGGAACATGACTTGACAAAAGAACAATTAATTGAACATGTTAAACAAGAACTTAGAGATTTATGCCATATTGAAGTATTTGAGTGTATAAAATATTTTTCGATTAAAAAAGCATTACCAATTATGGCATCTGTTAACTACATGTTACCAAAATCAGAAACTCAATTAAAAGATCATATTTTTTTAGCAGGTGATCATCTAGCAAACGGTTCATTAAACGCAGCGATGCTTAATGGAGAGTCTGCAGCACAAGCTGTTATTGAAAAGATTGAAAATGGAATTATTAACATAGAAGGTTAA
- a CDS encoding DUF4251 domain-containing protein — protein MKYLKFIGVIIIISFIQACASSSIIATEEQKAKLEQIINDESFNIESKVAYPMPSSGMNAVSNLNLLPFGSSANRIDISMTANHIKFLEDSIDINLPYYGERQLGNGYSNENGINVQGKPKHVSIDYNESKKRYRIKFEAKNKTESLNFDISIYHNLKTSVRINSSDRTSIRFDGNVKMIED, from the coding sequence ATGAAATATTTGAAGTTTATAGGTGTAATTATAATAATAAGTTTCATTCAAGCCTGCGCCAGTTCTTCAATAATTGCTACTGAAGAACAAAAGGCTAAGCTTGAACAAATCATAAATGATGAATCCTTTAATATAGAATCGAAAGTGGCGTATCCAATGCCATCATCAGGTATGAATGCTGTAAGCAATTTAAATTTATTACCATTTGGTAGTTCAGCTAATAGAATTGATATATCGATGACCGCTAATCACATTAAATTTTTGGAAGATTCTATAGATATTAATTTACCATATTATGGTGAGCGTCAATTAGGTAATGGATATTCAAATGAAAATGGAATTAATGTTCAAGGTAAACCAAAGCACGTATCGATAGATTACAATGAATCAAAAAAGAGATATCGTATTAAGTTTGAGGCTAAAAATAAAACAGAATCATTAAATTTTGATATTTCGATTTATCATAATTTAAAAACATCTGTACGCATCAATAGCTCAGACCGAACAAGTATTCGTTTTGATGGTAACGTTAAAATGATAGAGGATTAA
- a CDS encoding NAD(P)-dependent alcohol dehydrogenase: protein MKTIKAYGAKSSDAALEELKIERRDLNPKDVKIKIDFCGVCHSDIHTVRNDWGGSKYPVIPGHEIIGTVEAIGDDVTAFKIGQTVGVGCMVDSCRSCPSCQDDLEQFCEEGMVGTYNGKDKHLGGHTFGGYSQEIVVDEHFVLNVPESLDLKATAPLLCAGITTWSPLRHWNVKKGDKVGVVGLGGLGHMGIKFANALGAHVVMITRSEDKAQDAKKLGAHEVLISEDSQQMKNHANSFDFLLNTIPVKHDMNPYLTLLKRDKTMCLVGAIEPLEPMHGASVILGRKRVSGSLIGGIKETQEMLDFCGKHNITCDVEMIDMQHINDAYERVTNSDVKYRFVIDMKTLK, encoded by the coding sequence ATGAAAACAATTAAAGCTTATGGTGCTAAATCTTCAGATGCAGCATTAGAAGAATTAAAAATAGAACGAAGAGATTTAAATCCGAAAGATGTAAAAATTAAAATTGATTTTTGTGGTGTTTGTCATAGTGATATTCACACCGTGAGAAATGATTGGGGTGGCAGTAAATATCCTGTTATACCAGGTCATGAAATTATTGGAACTGTTGAAGCTATTGGCGATGATGTGACCGCATTTAAAATTGGTCAAACTGTTGGTGTAGGTTGTATGGTAGATTCATGCAGAAGTTGTCCATCATGCCAAGATGATTTAGAACAGTTTTGTGAAGAAGGAATGGTTGGTACGTATAATGGTAAAGATAAACATTTAGGCGGCCATACATTTGGCGGATATTCTCAAGAAATTGTTGTTGATGAACATTTCGTCTTAAATGTTCCTGAAAGTTTAGATTTGAAAGCAACTGCACCTTTATTATGTGCTGGTATTACGACTTGGTCGCCATTACGCCATTGGAATGTTAAAAAAGGTGACAAAGTTGGTGTAGTTGGTTTAGGTGGTTTAGGCCATATGGGAATTAAATTTGCTAATGCACTTGGCGCTCATGTTGTAATGATCACGAGATCTGAAGACAAAGCTCAAGATGCCAAAAAATTAGGTGCACACGAAGTTTTGATTTCAGAAGATAGTCAACAAATGAAAAATCATGCTAACAGCTTTGATTTTTTATTGAATACAATTCCCGTAAAACACGATATGAATCCGTATTTAACTTTATTAAAACGAGATAAAACCATGTGCTTAGTAGGTGCAATAGAGCCACTAGAACCAATGCACGGCGCATCTGTTATTTTAGGTCGTAAACGTGTATCTGGTTCATTAATTGGTGGTATAAAAGAAACCCAGGAAATGTTAGATTTCTGTGGAAAACATAATATTACTTGCGATGTAGAAATGATTGATATGCAACATATTAATGATGCTTATGAGCGTGTAACAAATTCTGATGTTAAATACAGATTTGTTATTGATATGAAAACTTTAAAATAG
- a CDS encoding DoxX family protein — protein sequence MIYNSIVLLNAFAFLVYGLSCLLTTKMKDEFKRFGIPQFRILTGILQVLGGLGCIIGFIWLDQLLFISTIGLAILMFSGIIVRLKIKDALFAAMPALTFFILNLIIAYKTYILL from the coding sequence ATGATTTATAACAGTATTGTTTTATTGAATGCGTTTGCCTTTTTAGTTTATGGTTTAAGTTGTTTATTAACTACTAAAATGAAAGATGAGTTCAAGCGATTTGGGATACCTCAATTTAGAATTCTTACAGGAATTTTACAAGTTTTAGGTGGTCTAGGCTGTATTATCGGCTTTATTTGGCTTGACCAATTACTATTTATATCGACTATTGGGCTGGCTATTTTAATGTTTAGTGGAATTATTGTTCGATTAAAGATTAAAGATGCTTTATTTGCAGCAATGCCAGCTTTAACCTTTTTCATTTTAAATTTAATTATAGCTTACAAAACCTATATTTTATTATAA
- a CDS encoding RluA family pseudouridine synthase: MQNDNQVIDSDDLFEHHSFTAASGQEPLRVDKFLMNFIENATRNKIQAAAKEGNIFVNGKPVKQNYKVKAFDEVKVLLSYPPYENLLTPENIPLDIVFEDDDLLVVNKPAGMVVHTGHGNYSGTLINALVYHFDHLPNNSSDRPGLVHRIDKDTSGLLVVAKTEKAMTHLSKQFFNKTSEREYVAIVWGNIKEDEGRVEGNIGRNPKNRLQNIVFEGDDADQGKPAITHYKVIERLGYVTLVSCQLETGRTHQIRVHMKHIGHTLFNDERYGGDKILKGTTFTKYKQFVDNCFKILPRQALHAKTLGFEHPTTGAFLKFEADLPKDMQQCIEKWHNYAKNSINAN; this comes from the coding sequence ATGCAAAACGACAATCAAGTTATTGATAGCGACGATTTATTTGAGCATCATAGTTTTACAGCAGCATCAGGTCAAGAGCCACTTAGAGTAGATAAGTTTTTAATGAATTTTATAGAAAACGCCACTCGAAATAAAATTCAAGCTGCAGCAAAAGAAGGCAACATTTTCGTAAACGGTAAACCGGTTAAACAAAATTATAAAGTAAAAGCCTTTGATGAAGTTAAGGTATTGTTGAGCTATCCACCTTATGAAAATTTACTTACTCCAGAAAATATTCCGCTTGATATAGTTTTCGAAGATGATGATTTATTAGTAGTAAATAAACCAGCTGGCATGGTTGTGCATACAGGTCACGGAAATTATTCAGGAACATTAATAAATGCGTTAGTTTATCACTTTGACCACCTACCAAATAATTCTAGTGATCGCCCAGGTTTAGTTCATAGAATTGACAAAGATACAAGTGGTTTGCTTGTTGTTGCCAAAACAGAAAAAGCTATGACGCATCTTTCAAAACAATTTTTTAATAAAACAAGTGAACGTGAATACGTTGCTATTGTGTGGGGAAATATAAAAGAGGATGAAGGTCGAGTAGAAGGTAATATTGGTCGTAATCCTAAAAATCGCCTACAAAATATAGTTTTTGAAGGTGATGACGCAGATCAAGGTAAGCCAGCTATTACGCATTATAAAGTTATTGAACGCTTAGGTTACGTGACTTTAGTGAGTTGTCAATTAGAAACGGGTCGTACACATCAAATTCGTGTGCATATGAAACACATCGGTCATACGTTATTTAACGATGAGCGCTACGGTGGCGATAAAATTTTAAAAGGAACAACTTTTACTAAATACAAACAGTTTGTAGATAATTGCTTTAAAATTTTACCACGTCAAGCCTTACATGCTAAAACCTTAGGGTTTGAACACCCAACTACAGGAGCATTTTTAAAGTTTGAAGCAGATTTACCTAAAGATATGCAGCAGTGTATTGAAAAATGGCATAATTATGCTAAAAATAGTATTAACGCTAATTAA
- a CDS encoding PASTA domain-containing protein, which produces MSLLKFIFSKQFLIQLGIAIVTLVIIVFGTLQWLKFTTNHGDTITVPNLSKLSLNIVDKKLDEMNLRYTVLDSASFNPEYPPFSVLDQTPLPGKKVKEQRKIYLTVNPSGYAKVEIPDNLIRKTLRQVQPSLLARGFKIGDTIEKPDMAKGAVLELQNNGQVLKSGDKLPKKSVIDIVVGDGNLKYGQDTDKAKDLNNNTVNP; this is translated from the coding sequence ATGTCTCTTTTAAAATTCATTTTCAGTAAACAGTTCCTTATACAATTAGGTATTGCTATTGTTACGCTAGTGATTATTGTATTTGGTACTTTACAATGGTTAAAATTTACAACCAATCATGGTGATACAATTACAGTTCCTAATTTATCAAAACTGTCCCTAAATATTGTAGATAAGAAGTTAGATGAGATGAATTTACGCTATACAGTTTTAGATTCTGCCAGTTTTAACCCTGAATATCCACCATTTTCGGTGTTAGATCAAACACCATTGCCAGGAAAAAAGGTAAAAGAGCAAAGAAAGATATATCTTACAGTAAATCCATCAGGTTATGCAAAAGTTGAAATTCCAGATAACTTGATTAGAAAAACCTTACGTCAAGTCCAGCCTAGTTTATTAGCAAGAGGATTTAAAATTGGCGATACAATAGAAAAACCCGACATGGCTAAAGGAGCTGTTTTAGAATTACAGAATAATGGACAAGTTTTAAAATCAGGAGATAAACTTCCTAAAAAAAGTGTTATCGATATTGTTGTAGGCGACGGAAATTTAAAGTATGGTCAGGATACTGATAAAGCTAAAGACTTAAATAACAACACTGTAAATCCTTAA
- a CDS encoding 4Fe-4S dicluster domain-containing protein, producing the protein MAIKITDECINCGACEPECPNTAIYEGADDWRYADGTDLDGQIVLPNGKEADANEAQEPISDELYYIVADKCTECMGFHEEPQCAAVCPVDCCVPDEEHEETEEELLGKQSFMHKE; encoded by the coding sequence ATGGCTATCAAAATAACTGACGAATGTATAAATTGTGGTGCGTGTGAACCAGAATGTCCAAATACAGCAATATATGAAGGTGCGGATGATTGGCGCTATGCAGATGGAACTGATCTAGATGGACAAATAGTATTGCCCAATGGTAAAGAAGCTGATGCAAATGAAGCTCAAGAGCCAATTAGTGACGAACTTTATTACATAGTTGCTGATAAATGTACCGAATGCATGGGTTTTCATGAAGAACCACAGTGCGCAGCAGTTTGCCCAGTAGATTGTTGTGTACCAGATGAAGAACATGAAGAAACAGAAGAAGAGCTTTTAGGAAAGCAATCTTTTATGCACAAAGAATAA
- a CDS encoding acyl-CoA reductase produces the protein MSLDDKKKALIDLSQFLQNHINEVKSNSEIDLHHKLNEAIELSQQHNTWFTNEFIYKSLSSWSKALNEINLKTWLSNYNLEDLNPNSHVVAIICAGNIPLVGFHDCLCGLITGHNLIIKYSSKDQFLLRFMVDFLLNTGAFSSQVIFTDGQLNNFDAVIATGSNNTSRYFEYYFRNKASIIRKNRNSVAVLTGQETSSELEKLGQDIFSYFGLGCRNVSKLYVPENYDFKHFFESIYKFSDIINHHKYANNYDYNKAVYLMSDIKLFDNNFIILKHDTGFSSPIACLFYEYYSDENQLVEELQQKESQLQCVVGNTASCTVRFGETQSPELWDYADGIDTMNFLLNL, from the coding sequence ATGTCTTTAGATGATAAAAAAAAGGCGTTAATTGACTTAAGTCAGTTTCTTCAAAATCATATTAATGAAGTTAAAAGTAACTCTGAAATTGATTTACATCATAAGTTAAATGAAGCAATTGAGCTAAGTCAACAACATAACACTTGGTTTACTAATGAATTCATTTACAAATCATTATCAAGCTGGTCTAAAGCATTAAATGAAATAAATTTAAAAACTTGGTTATCTAATTATAATCTTGAAGATTTAAACCCAAACTCTCATGTGGTTGCCATTATTTGCGCTGGTAATATTCCTCTTGTTGGTTTTCATGATTGCTTGTGTGGGTTAATAACTGGTCATAATTTAATTATAAAATATTCTAGTAAAGATCAATTCTTACTTCGGTTTATGGTTGATTTTTTACTCAACACTGGAGCGTTTTCTTCTCAGGTTATATTTACTGATGGTCAATTAAATAATTTTGATGCTGTAATTGCTACAGGAAGTAATAATACATCACGTTATTTTGAATATTATTTTAGAAATAAAGCAAGTATCATTCGGAAAAATAGAAATTCTGTAGCTGTATTAACTGGCCAAGAAACTTCTTCAGAATTAGAAAAATTAGGCCAAGACATTTTTTCATATTTTGGTTTAGGTTGTCGTAATGTTTCAAAATTATATGTTCCTGAAAATTACGATTTTAAACATTTTTTCGAATCGATTTATAAATTTTCAGATATTATTAATCACCACAAATACGCAAATAACTACGACTACAATAAAGCTGTATATTTAATGAGTGATATAAAATTATTTGATAACAATTTTATAATATTAAAACATGATACCGGCTTCAGCTCGCCTATTGCCTGCTTGTTTTATGAGTATTATTCCGATGAAAATCAACTTGTTGAAGAACTTCAACAAAAAGAAAGTCAGTTGCAATGTGTAGTCGGAAACACAGCATCTTGCACAGTTAGATTTGGCGAAACACAATCTCCAGAATTATGGGATTATGCCGATGGCATTGATACGATGAATTTTTTACTAAATTTATAG
- the serC gene encoding 3-phosphoserine/phosphohydroxythreonine transaminase: MNRPHNFSAGPCILPLEVFEKASQSVIDLDLSGLSILEISHRSPAFVKIMERAQDLALSLTGLQNKGYKALFLQGGASLQFLMTTYNLLEKKAAYLDTGTWSSKAIKEAKLFGEIDVIASSQDKNYNYIPKNYKITEDYDYVHCTSNNTIFGTQIKHFPSTSSPLVCDMSSDIFSREIDFSAFDLIYAGAQKNMGPAGATLVLVKESILGKVTRQIPSMLNYQTMISKDSMFNTPPVFSVYVSMLNLEWLERNGGIKAIEEKNKVKAEMIYTEIDRNPLFNGFAEVEDRSMMNATFNLTDDKLKSKFNDLAQKHQLNGINGHRSVGGYRASMYNALPLESVEALVNAMKTLEKIA, from the coding sequence ATGAATCGACCTCACAATTTCAGTGCTGGACCTTGTATTTTACCGCTTGAAGTATTTGAAAAGGCCTCACAATCAGTCATTGACCTAGATCTTTCTGGTTTATCTATTCTTGAAATTTCGCATCGTAGTCCTGCTTTTGTTAAAATTATGGAACGTGCTCAAGATTTGGCATTATCGCTTACTGGACTTCAAAATAAGGGTTATAAAGCTTTATTCCTGCAAGGTGGAGCAAGCCTTCAGTTTTTAATGACGACTTACAACTTGCTTGAAAAAAAGGCCGCCTATCTCGATACAGGAACATGGTCTTCAAAAGCCATCAAAGAAGCTAAACTGTTTGGAGAAATTGATGTTATTGCTAGCTCTCAAGATAAGAATTATAATTATATTCCTAAAAACTATAAAATTACTGAAGACTATGATTATGTGCACTGCACAAGCAATAACACAATCTTTGGCACACAAATTAAACACTTCCCTTCTACTTCATCGCCGTTGGTTTGTGATATGAGTAGTGATATTTTTTCTCGTGAAATCGATTTTTCAGCATTTGATTTAATTTATGCTGGTGCTCAAAAAAATATGGGGCCTGCTGGTGCTACTTTAGTTTTAGTTAAAGAATCAATTTTAGGGAAAGTAACACGTCAAATACCATCTATGCTTAATTATCAAACCATGATTAGTAAAGATAGTATGTTTAATACGCCACCAGTATTTTCAGTTTATGTTTCAATGCTCAATTTAGAGTGGCTTGAACGCAATGGCGGAATTAAAGCTATAGAAGAAAAAAATAAAGTGAAGGCTGAAATGATTTATACTGAAATAGACCGAAATCCTTTATTTAACGGTTTTGCTGAAGTTGAAGATCGATCGATGATGAATGCGACCTTTAATTTAACAGATGATAAATTGAAGTCTAAATTTAATGACTTAGCCCAAAAGCACCAATTAAATGGCATCAACGGCCACAGAAGCGTCGGCGGCTATCGCGCTTCTATGTACAATGCTCTACCTTTAGAAAGTGTTGAAGCACTAGTTAATGCCATGAAAACTTTAGAAAAAATAGCTTAA
- a CDS encoding D-2-hydroxyacid dehydrogenase, producing MNILANDGISKSGVDKLETSNFKVFQTKVAQEQLANFINNNNIEVILVRSATKVRKELIDQCPNLKIIGRGGVGLDNIDVDYAKSKHIEVINTPAASSESVAELVIGHALSCLRFLKDANRAMPLEGDQNFKALKKNYAGGLELKGKTMGIVGFGRIGQTVAKKAIGLGMHVIAYDKFIEETNIKIEFFDGQSLNFNIKTSSFEELLKSSDIITLHVPSQNDYILGKAEFEKMKSTAGIINTARGGVIDEFALVEALNNSKIAFGALDVFEKEPTPEIALLMQDKLSLSPHIGGATIEAQSRIGEELAEQIIEIYNSKK from the coding sequence ATGAACATATTAGCAAATGATGGCATATCAAAATCTGGTGTTGATAAGCTTGAAACCAGCAATTTTAAGGTTTTCCAAACTAAAGTTGCTCAAGAACAATTAGCCAACTTTATTAACAATAATAACATCGAAGTTATTTTAGTAAGAAGTGCAACTAAAGTTCGTAAAGAATTAATTGACCAGTGCCCTAACCTTAAAATTATTGGACGTGGTGGTGTTGGCTTAGACAATATTGATGTTGATTATGCTAAATCAAAACATATTGAAGTTATAAATACACCAGCAGCTTCTTCAGAAAGTGTTGCCGAACTCGTAATTGGTCATGCCTTAAGCTGTTTACGTTTTTTAAAGGATGCCAATCGCGCAATGCCTCTTGAAGGTGACCAAAATTTTAAAGCGCTGAAAAAAAATTATGCTGGAGGACTAGAATTAAAAGGCAAAACCATGGGAATTGTTGGTTTTGGTAGAATTGGTCAAACTGTTGCTAAAAAAGCTATTGGACTAGGAATGCATGTGATAGCGTATGATAAATTTATAGAAGAGACAAATATTAAAATTGAATTCTTCGATGGTCAATCGCTTAATTTTAATATAAAAACCTCAAGTTTTGAAGAGCTTTTAAAATCTTCTGATATTATAACGCTTCATGTACCATCTCAAAACGATTATATTTTAGGAAAAGCTGAATTTGAAAAAATGAAATCAACCGCGGGAATTATTAATACAGCTCGTGGTGGAGTTATAGACGAGTTTGCTTTAGTTGAAGCTTTAAATAATTCTAAAATAGCGTTCGGTGCCTTAGATGTTTTCGAAAAAGAGCCAACACCAGAAATTGCTTTATTAATGCAAGATAAATTGTCCTTAAGTCCACATATTGGCGGTGCTACGATTGAAGCTCAATCCAGAATTGGTGAAGAATTAGCAGAACAAATCATTGAAATTTATAATTCAAAAAAATGA
- a CDS encoding septal ring lytic transglycosylase RlpA family protein, whose amino-acid sequence MKQLTLILCFALFQIGFSQIQTGKASFYADKFEGRQTASGEIYTHNKATAAHRKLAFGTKVRVTNLANNKSVIVVINDRGPFIRGRIIDLSKSAAQILGFVGSGVADVNVEVLSNNASQTEITKTSQSTPATSTDTEAPNRITSTAINNYSSSDFYSLKVNQIQPDFIGVQIGSFKEMANLIRMADRLKLSYNESVTVQVKTVNETRLYSLILGNFGNRLAAERFIKKISKDYPDAFIVDMQ is encoded by the coding sequence ATGAAGCAACTCACTTTAATTTTATGCTTTGCTTTGTTTCAAATTGGTTTTTCTCAGATTCAAACTGGCAAAGCTTCGTTTTACGCAGATAAATTTGAGGGTCGTCAAACGGCGAGTGGCGAAATTTATACACATAACAAAGCAACTGCAGCTCACCGTAAATTAGCATTTGGCACTAAAGTACGCGTTACTAATTTAGCTAATAATAAAAGTGTTATCGTGGTTATCAACGATCGCGGGCCATTTATACGTGGTCGGATTATAGATTTATCAAAATCTGCTGCACAGATTTTAGGTTTTGTTGGTAGTGGTGTTGCTGATGTAAATGTAGAAGTTTTAAGCAATAATGCTTCACAAACTGAAATCACTAAAACTTCTCAATCAACTCCAGCAACTTCAACTGATACAGAAGCTCCTAATCGAATTACGTCAACGGCTATAAATAACTATAGTTCATCTGACTTTTACTCACTTAAAGTTAATCAAATTCAACCTGACTTTATCGGTGTTCAAATTGGAAGTTTTAAAGAAATGGCAAACCTGATTCGAATGGCTGACCGATTAAAATTAAGTTATAATGAATCTGTAACGGTGCAAGTTAAAACCGTTAATGAAACACGTTTATACTCACTTATTTTAGGTAATTTTGGCAATCGATTAGCAGCAGAACGCTTTATTAAAAAAATTAGTAAAGATTATCCAGATGCGTTTATTGTAGATATGCAGTAA
- a CDS encoding DUF6787 family protein: MKKLKEKWGINSNFQFIMILVGFSITGSLSAYLAGPILNYIGLQKSNFENISFGVVLYYILRILFIFPVYQILLVVVGAVIGQFKFFWNFEKKMLCRLGLKHFC, from the coding sequence ATGAAAAAATTAAAAGAAAAATGGGGCATCAACTCTAATTTTCAGTTTATAATGATCCTCGTTGGTTTTTCAATCACTGGTTCGTTATCAGCTTATTTAGCTGGCCCAATTTTAAATTATATTGGTTTACAAAAATCAAATTTCGAGAATATTTCATTTGGAGTCGTTTTATATTACATTTTACGAATCTTGTTTATTTTTCCTGTTTATCAAATTTTACTCGTAGTTGTTGGCGCTGTAATTGGTCAATTTAAATTCTTTTGGAATTTCGAAAAGAAAATGCTGTGCCGTTTAGGTCTAAAACATTTTTGTTAA